A single region of the Populus nigra chromosome 2, ddPopNigr1.1, whole genome shotgun sequence genome encodes:
- the LOC133681521 gene encoding pentatricopeptide repeat-containing protein At4g26680, mitochondrial isoform X2, translating to MTTRLHLRRFSTFNRNNPIPHRTILEPKGQDLDFVNVVHSHLIHSDWDKLNKLSTHFTPFRVNHILLKIQKDHVLSLEFFNSLKTLNPISLTLETHSIILHILTKKSKFKSAQSILRTLLASRSIDLPGKLFDTLLFSYRMCDSSPRVFDSLFKTYAHANKFRNATDVFSRMKDYGFLPTVESCNAYLSSLLDFHRVDIALTFYREMRRCRISPNSYTFNLVLSALCKSGKLEKAVEVLREMESVGITPNVVSYNTLIAGHCNKGLLSIATKLKNLLGKNGLEPNVVTFNSLIHGFCKEGKLHEANRFFSEMKVMNVTPNTVTYNTLINGFGQVGNSNMAGKVYEEMMRNGVKADILTYNALILGLCKEGKTKKAAFLVKELDKENLVPNASTFSALISGQCARKNSDRAFQLYKSMVRSGCHPNEQTFKILTSAFVKNEDFEGAFNVLMDMFARSMASDSNTLLEIYDGLCQCGKENLAMKLCHEMEARRLIPEG from the exons ATGACAACTCGTTTACATCTCCGTCGATTTTCAACTTTCAATCGGAACAATCCAATCCCACACAGAACAATCCTGGAACCCAAAGGACAAGACCTTGATTTTGTTAACGTTGTACATAGTCACCTTATTCACTCTGATTGGGATAAGCTCAACAAATTATCCACCCATTTTACTCCCTTTAGAGTTAACCATATTCTTCTAAAGATCCAAAAGGATCATGTTCTTTCCCTTGAGTTCTTCAATTCTCTCAAAACTCTAAACCCCATATCCCTTACTCTTGAAACCCATTCCATTATTCTCCACATTCTTACCAAAAAGAGCAAGTTCAAGTCAGCACAATCCATTCTCAGAACCCTTCTTGCTTCCCGTTCCATTGATTTGCCTGGTAAGTTGTTTGATACCCTTCTTTTTTCGTATCGAATGTGCGATTCTTCGCCGCGGGTTTTTGACTCGTTGTTTAAGACTTATGCTCATGCGAACAAGTTTAGGAATGCTACTGATGTTTTTTCTCGAATGAAAGATTATGGTTTCTTGCCTACTGTTGAGTCTTGCAATGCATATTTGAGTTCCTTGCTTGATTTTCATAGGGTGGATATTGCTTTGACGTTTTATAGAGAAATGCGTCGGTGTAGGATATCGCCGAATTCATACACTTTCAACCTAGTTTTGTCTGCCCTTTGCAAGTCTGGGAAACTTGAAAAGGCCGTTGAAGTGCTTAGGGAGATGGAGAGTGTGGGAATTACTCCTAACGTTGTGTCTTACAATACTCTGATTGCAGGGCATTGCAATAAGGGTCTTTTGAGCATAGCTACCAAGCTTAAGAACTTGCTGGGAAAGAATGGTTTGGAACCGAATGTGGTTACTTTTAACTCTTTGATTCATGGGTTTTGCAAGGAAGGGAAACTGCATGAAGCAAATAGATTTTTTAGCGAGATGAAAGTTATGAATGTCACTCCTAATACTGTGACTTACAATACTTTGATAAATGGATTTGGTCAAGTGGGTAATAGCAATATGGCTGGTAAGGTTTATGAAGAAATGATGAGAAATGGAGTTAAGGCTGACATATTGACATATAATGCTTTGATTTTGGGGCTATGCAAAGAGGGTAAGACTAAGAAAGCTGCATTTCTTGTTAAAGAACTTGATAAAGAGAATTTAGTCCCCAATGCTTCGACCTTTTCTGCTCTCATTAGTGGACAGTGTGCAAGGAAGAACTCTGACCGTGCTTTTCAGCTGTACAAAAGCATGGTAAGGAGTGGCTGTCATCCAAATGAGCAAACTTTCAAGATATTGACATCTGCCTTTGTCAAGAATGAGGATTTTGAAGGAGCATTCAATGTCCTGATGGATATGTTTGCGAGGTCTATGGCTTCTGATTCAAATACCTTACTAGAAATTTATGATGGGCTTTGCCAGTGTGGAAAAGAAAATTTGGCAATGAAGTTATGCCATGAGATGGAAGCAAGACGTCTAATTCCAGAAG GTTAG
- the LOC133681521 gene encoding pentatricopeptide repeat-containing protein At4g26680, mitochondrial isoform X3, producing the protein MTTRLHLRRFSTFNRNNPIPHRTILEPKGQDLDFVNVVHSHLIHSDWDKLNKLSTHFTPFRVNHILLKIQKDHVLSLEFFNSLKTLNPISLTLETHSIILHILTKKSKFKSAQSILRTLLASRSIDLPGHCNKGLLSIATKLKNLLGKNGLEPNVVTFNSLIHGFCKEGKLHEANRFFSEMKVMNVTPNTVTYNTLINGFGQVGNSNMAGKVYEEMMRNGVKADILTYNALILGLCKEGKTKKAAFLVKELDKENLVPNASTFSALISGQCARKNSDRAFQLYKSMVRSGCHPNEQTFKILTSAFVKNEDFEGAFNVLMDMFARSMASDSNTLLEIYDGLCQCGKENLAMKLCHEMEARRLIPEGFDRAEPLNSMTEKENRTFG; encoded by the exons ATGACAACTCGTTTACATCTCCGTCGATTTTCAACTTTCAATCGGAACAATCCAATCCCACACAGAACAATCCTGGAACCCAAAGGACAAGACCTTGATTTTGTTAACGTTGTACATAGTCACCTTATTCACTCTGATTGGGATAAGCTCAACAAATTATCCACCCATTTTACTCCCTTTAGAGTTAACCATATTCTTCTAAAGATCCAAAAGGATCATGTTCTTTCCCTTGAGTTCTTCAATTCTCTCAAAACTCTAAACCCCATATCCCTTACTCTTGAAACCCATTCCATTATTCTCCACATTCTTACCAAAAAGAGCAAGTTCAAGTCAGCACAATCCATTCTCAGAACCCTTCTTGCTTCCCGTTCCATTGATTTGCCTG GGCATTGCAATAAGGGTCTTTTGAGCATAGCTACCAAGCTTAAGAACTTGCTGGGAAAGAATGGTTTGGAACCGAATGTGGTTACTTTTAACTCTTTGATTCATGGGTTTTGCAAGGAAGGGAAACTGCATGAAGCAAATAGATTTTTTAGCGAGATGAAAGTTATGAATGTCACTCCTAATACTGTGACTTACAATACTTTGATAAATGGATTTGGTCAAGTGGGTAATAGCAATATGGCTGGTAAGGTTTATGAAGAAATGATGAGAAATGGAGTTAAGGCTGACATATTGACATATAATGCTTTGATTTTGGGGCTATGCAAAGAGGGTAAGACTAAGAAAGCTGCATTTCTTGTTAAAGAACTTGATAAAGAGAATTTAGTCCCCAATGCTTCGACCTTTTCTGCTCTCATTAGTGGACAGTGTGCAAGGAAGAACTCTGACCGTGCTTTTCAGCTGTACAAAAGCATGGTAAGGAGTGGCTGTCATCCAAATGAGCAAACTTTCAAGATATTGACATCTGCCTTTGTCAAGAATGAGGATTTTGAAGGAGCATTCAATGTCCTGATGGATATGTTTGCGAGGTCTATGGCTTCTGATTCAAATACCTTACTAGAAATTTATGATGGGCTTTGCCAGTGTGGAAAAGAAAATTTGGCAATGAAGTTATGCCATGAGATGGAAGCAAGACGTCTAATTCCAGAAGGTTTTGACAGAGCTGAACCTTTAAATTCTATGACAGAGAAAGAGAACAGAACCTTTGGATAA
- the LOC133681521 gene encoding pentatricopeptide repeat-containing protein At4g26680, mitochondrial isoform X1, which translates to MTTRLHLRRFSTFNRNNPIPHRTILEPKGQDLDFVNVVHSHLIHSDWDKLNKLSTHFTPFRVNHILLKIQKDHVLSLEFFNSLKTLNPISLTLETHSIILHILTKKSKFKSAQSILRTLLASRSIDLPGKLFDTLLFSYRMCDSSPRVFDSLFKTYAHANKFRNATDVFSRMKDYGFLPTVESCNAYLSSLLDFHRVDIALTFYREMRRCRISPNSYTFNLVLSALCKSGKLEKAVEVLREMESVGITPNVVSYNTLIAGHCNKGLLSIATKLKNLLGKNGLEPNVVTFNSLIHGFCKEGKLHEANRFFSEMKVMNVTPNTVTYNTLINGFGQVGNSNMAGKVYEEMMRNGVKADILTYNALILGLCKEGKTKKAAFLVKELDKENLVPNASTFSALISGQCARKNSDRAFQLYKSMVRSGCHPNEQTFKILTSAFVKNEDFEGAFNVLMDMFARSMASDSNTLLEIYDGLCQCGKENLAMKLCHEMEARRLIPEGFDRAEPLNSMTEKENRTFG; encoded by the coding sequence ATGACAACTCGTTTACATCTCCGTCGATTTTCAACTTTCAATCGGAACAATCCAATCCCACACAGAACAATCCTGGAACCCAAAGGACAAGACCTTGATTTTGTTAACGTTGTACATAGTCACCTTATTCACTCTGATTGGGATAAGCTCAACAAATTATCCACCCATTTTACTCCCTTTAGAGTTAACCATATTCTTCTAAAGATCCAAAAGGATCATGTTCTTTCCCTTGAGTTCTTCAATTCTCTCAAAACTCTAAACCCCATATCCCTTACTCTTGAAACCCATTCCATTATTCTCCACATTCTTACCAAAAAGAGCAAGTTCAAGTCAGCACAATCCATTCTCAGAACCCTTCTTGCTTCCCGTTCCATTGATTTGCCTGGTAAGTTGTTTGATACCCTTCTTTTTTCGTATCGAATGTGCGATTCTTCGCCGCGGGTTTTTGACTCGTTGTTTAAGACTTATGCTCATGCGAACAAGTTTAGGAATGCTACTGATGTTTTTTCTCGAATGAAAGATTATGGTTTCTTGCCTACTGTTGAGTCTTGCAATGCATATTTGAGTTCCTTGCTTGATTTTCATAGGGTGGATATTGCTTTGACGTTTTATAGAGAAATGCGTCGGTGTAGGATATCGCCGAATTCATACACTTTCAACCTAGTTTTGTCTGCCCTTTGCAAGTCTGGGAAACTTGAAAAGGCCGTTGAAGTGCTTAGGGAGATGGAGAGTGTGGGAATTACTCCTAACGTTGTGTCTTACAATACTCTGATTGCAGGGCATTGCAATAAGGGTCTTTTGAGCATAGCTACCAAGCTTAAGAACTTGCTGGGAAAGAATGGTTTGGAACCGAATGTGGTTACTTTTAACTCTTTGATTCATGGGTTTTGCAAGGAAGGGAAACTGCATGAAGCAAATAGATTTTTTAGCGAGATGAAAGTTATGAATGTCACTCCTAATACTGTGACTTACAATACTTTGATAAATGGATTTGGTCAAGTGGGTAATAGCAATATGGCTGGTAAGGTTTATGAAGAAATGATGAGAAATGGAGTTAAGGCTGACATATTGACATATAATGCTTTGATTTTGGGGCTATGCAAAGAGGGTAAGACTAAGAAAGCTGCATTTCTTGTTAAAGAACTTGATAAAGAGAATTTAGTCCCCAATGCTTCGACCTTTTCTGCTCTCATTAGTGGACAGTGTGCAAGGAAGAACTCTGACCGTGCTTTTCAGCTGTACAAAAGCATGGTAAGGAGTGGCTGTCATCCAAATGAGCAAACTTTCAAGATATTGACATCTGCCTTTGTCAAGAATGAGGATTTTGAAGGAGCATTCAATGTCCTGATGGATATGTTTGCGAGGTCTATGGCTTCTGATTCAAATACCTTACTAGAAATTTATGATGGGCTTTGCCAGTGTGGAAAAGAAAATTTGGCAATGAAGTTATGCCATGAGATGGAAGCAAGACGTCTAATTCCAGAAGGTTTTGACAGAGCTGAACCTTTAAATTCTATGACAGAGAAAGAGAACAGAACCTTTGGATAA